DNA sequence from the Cicer arietinum cultivar CDC Frontier isolate Library 1 unplaced genomic scaffold, Cicar.CDCFrontier_v2.0 Ca_scaffold_5727_v2.0, whole genome shotgun sequence genome:
GCAAATAGATACACCTTCAATGGGATCAATTTATTCTAACTAACTTTAGTCGATGGATGTGTTTCATCTTCACCAATAGACACCAACATCTGATACACCTCTTTCACCACATACTCATTATTATGACCTTTGGACCAAATCCAAATATCGTCTACACCAtcctacaaaataatattagcGAACAAAAGATAACACTCCTATACTAACTCTTCTTCCCATTGGAACAACCTTCTACGCCACCCCCATCATAACAAGATTTCAAAACACAATCATTTGTGGATTGTCGCCAATAGGCAACACCAAGTATTTAAATGGAAGCATCCCTTTCTTACAATTTATCAACGTGGCAGCTTCTTCAAGCCAATATTCATGAACATTCACTCCAACCAAAAgacttttatgaaattttacttttaacCAAGATGCAAGTTCAAACATAAGTAAATTTGCTTTTATATTCCTTATATTACTCCAACTTTTCGCACCCAAAATCATAGTATCATATGCAAATTGTAGGTGTGAGACACACAACTCTAAACCACCACCAACATTATAACCTTCAAATAACTTTTGTTCCTCCGAAGCATTCGTCATAATGCTCTCCCTGACGACGGCTTAAGAGGAACTCATCTATAGAGAAACCATTAACCAAAATAGAAGCTGAGGCTGAACTTAAACAAGTCAAAATCCAAGTTTTCCATTTCATAGGAAAATTCATAGATGTCATGACCATATCCACGTAATCCAATTCCACTTAATCACATCCCTTATCAAAATCCACTTGAAACAAAATTAGTTCTCTCTTTCGTGCTTCATCAACGACTTCATTAGCAACGAAAATTTCATCCAAGATTTGACGCCCTTTAATAAATGCAAACtaattttttgaaatcacaTTTCCGATCACTCCTTTCAATCTGTTTGCTAGGATTTTTGCCAACACCTTATACACACATCCTGCAAGAGAATCGATTGATAAGCATTAAAAGTTTAAGGACTGACCTTTTTTGGAATAAGGACAATGAAAGTACAGTTGGGGCCATTCACCAATCTATTATTCCCATGGAATTCTTGTAAAAATCCTAAGAAAATCTAATTTAATGTCCTCCCAAAACTCTTTTAAGAAACCAAAATTAACCTGTCATATCCTAGACTCTTAAAACTGTCACAATCCCAAATTGTTTGTTTAACCTTCTCTTCCTCAAAGCATCTAACCAACTGATAAGCATGAAACTCGAAGATTGTTTTGAACCCAAGCCTTCCCAGCCGAGGCCTACCCACCATAGAGGATTGAAAGTGAGAatgaaaatgatgaaaaatGGCATGCCTAATACCATTGACTCTCTCCACCCCAACCCCTTCCTTAAAAACATTAACAATAGAATTACTTCTCTTCCTACAAGCCACCACTCCATGAAAATATTTGGAATTTGTATCTCCTTCTTTAAGCTAAATAACTCTTGACTTTTGCCAACTAATACTGCAATCAAATTGAGACAAAGAAAACAATTGTGTTGCAATAAAACGACACTTAACAATATGAGTTTCATCTAAAATTCCAGACTCCCCTTTTATATCCAAACTATTAAGGCcttctttcaaaattttaatttactcaCCCAAATTactattatgatttttatgtCATTCCCTCAACGACGTTTTGATTCCTTTTAATTTCTCTTTTAAAACATAGCCACCCCACCCAACGAATGACATGCTCTTCCATCTTTCTTGAACAAACTCATGGTACCCTTCAAAATTTGACCAACACTTCAACATTCAAAATGGGTGAGGGTCACAATTATCCACCACATCTGAAAGCATAATGGGGGTAGTGATTAAACAAATCTCTAATTAAATCCCATTGAGGACACGACATCCTCACACCATTTTTcagataataaaaaatgatcaaGACGACTCATACAAGCTCCATCTAAACGAGACCACATAAACTTCCTCCCAATTAACAATAGACCCACCATCTGAGCATTATCAATAAATTCATTGAAACATAtcatttcttcctccctagaagTTCTCTTATCCCCTTTATGTTCTTGTTCACTTCGAATAGAATTCAAGTCACCACAAATACACCAACATAATTCCTCTAGCACTTAACCATAACGTTTTCTTTCCTTTAGGGTTACAGGATGCGTAAACATTCATCCCCTTAATAGTAACTCCTCCTTTCAACTAGACGCCTTTAAACCAAATAGCATGAGAAAAAATAGATGAAAACAACAAGTAAACACACTTCATATCCCACATTACAAGTAAGCCTCCAGATCTTTCAATAGCAGCACTAAAGGAAAAATACACCTTTTCCAAAACCCGTAGAGTTTCACACAACTTTTGATTAATTAactcccattttgtttcttgaatacaaaccaaataaagtttattattaaaaatcaagTATCTTCCTTTTTTTTAGCTACACCACCCAACCCCCTTACATAATAACTAATGATCTTCATAACAACAATGCTACTCCCAAAATCCACCAGCTCACCAAATCAACAATTCTCCCTTAATCCAGCTCTCCTTATATTACTCATATCCCGCTCCTTCAAATATCTCAATTTTCTCACTGCCTCTGCCTTTGTGTCATCAAACTCTAATCTTAAGAAATTGGCACGCCATACTTCTTCCCCTACCACTTCCACAGTATCATGTAAGAGAACCCAATTACTCCAGTCACCATTACTCCAAGAATCATTCAAAAGAGAACTTACTTGATTTTGACATGCCTCTTTTGATGCTTTATGAAccctattatttttctttatcatagatgataatttttcttttgtatcCTTATCAGATAATCTtgcaatatttttcaatttaggGAATTGCCGCTTGCGCAGTTGCACACTTGCTAGTTGCTTAGCTTCCATACTATTCTCGTGCACAAATACAagagtacaatttttttttttggtgaacCACACCCTCATTCGACTTGATTTCCAAAACATGTTGACTAATACCCGCCATTACCTCTTATTCAACACCCTTCGAAACAGACAAAGGGCCAATTTGTTCTAGACACATTAACAACAAATCAGCCTCTTGAAAATGAACAACAATTTGTCCACTAACTattgggaaaaaccagagataataaGAGATAACTATCTctataatgcggaatattttttaacgtggaaaattTCCCTCGagttgagagaataaaaaccacgggacctagtccagtcaAAAcctccactataataattaatgggtgcACTAGAGTCTTCCTAAAAATAATAGTGAACATCAATCAataataacaaccttataacagcCTTCCACtgaagtgggtatgccaaagtaactctcagagaaggtaaaactactcagactgtatattaaaataacaaactcagtggtagaaataacctATCAAAATTGTAGATCAAACAGAGCAAGTTTGCTACTGTTACCACCATCgaaaccaaacccttatttttcttctctggatGCCGTTCTTCCTTACTCTTCTTAAGGATTTCTAAatctcttttatttc
Encoded proteins:
- the LOC140919161 gene encoding uncharacterized protein → MTNASEEQKLFEGYNVGGGLELCVSHLQFAYDTMILGAKSWSNIRNIKANLLMFELASWLKVKFHKSLLVGVNVHEYWLEEAATLINCKKGMLPFKYLVLPIGDNPQMIDGVDDIWIWSKGHNNEYVVKEVYQMLVSIGEDETHPSTK